A window of Formosa sp. Hel1_31_208 contains these coding sequences:
- a CDS encoding replication-associated recombination protein A, which translates to MNEPLAERLRPQSLSDYLSQSHLVGKTGVLTLQLQQGVIASMIFWGPPGTGKTTLANIIANESKRPFYTLSAINSGVKDIREVIEKAKQSGGLFTTKNPILFIDEIHRFSKSQQDSLLQAVEKGWVTLIGATTENPSFEVIPALLSRCQVYTLNSFEKKDLEALLHRAIKEDSIISKRQITLKETDALLRLSGGDARKLLNIFELIVTSFDDTKKIIITNEVVTKRVQSNTVRYDKTGEQHYDIISAFIKSIRGSDPNAAVYWLARMLEGGEDVKFIARRLLILASEDIGNANPTALVIANNTFQAVSVIGHPESRIILSQCVTYLAASAKSNSAYIAIGKAQQLVKETGDLSVPLPIRNAPTKLMKELGYGDKYQYAHDYDNNFVAQEFMPDEVKNTTLYEPGNNARENAQREFLKLRWKNKYGY; encoded by the coding sequence ATGAACGAACCTTTAGCAGAACGATTACGTCCGCAATCTTTGAGTGATTATTTAAGTCAGTCACATTTGGTTGGTAAAACTGGTGTCTTAACGCTGCAATTGCAACAAGGTGTGATTGCATCGATGATTTTTTGGGGTCCACCAGGAACTGGTAAAACGACCTTAGCCAATATCATCGCAAATGAATCTAAACGACCGTTTTATACCTTAAGTGCTATTAATTCTGGCGTGAAAGATATTAGGGAGGTTATCGAAAAAGCCAAACAAAGCGGAGGTTTATTCACTACAAAAAATCCAATTTTATTCATTGATGAAATCCATAGATTTAGTAAATCGCAACAAGACTCGTTATTACAAGCGGTAGAAAAAGGTTGGGTCACGCTCATTGGTGCAACGACAGAAAACCCAAGTTTTGAGGTAATTCCTGCACTTTTATCGAGGTGTCAGGTCTATACATTGAATTCGTTTGAAAAGAAAGATTTAGAAGCCCTGTTACATCGTGCTATTAAAGAAGACAGCATTATATCAAAACGACAAATTACACTAAAAGAAACAGATGCATTACTCCGTTTATCAGGAGGTGATGCCCGAAAACTATTGAATATTTTTGAACTTATTGTTACCTCTTTTGATGACACTAAAAAGATCATTATTACTAATGAAGTGGTTACCAAACGTGTTCAAAGCAATACCGTTAGATATGACAAAACTGGAGAGCAGCATTATGATATCATTTCCGCTTTTATTAAATCGATACGTGGTAGTGACCCTAATGCTGCGGTGTATTGGTTGGCAAGAATGCTTGAAGGCGGAGAAGATGTTAAATTTATCGCACGTCGATTACTCATTTTGGCGAGTGAAGATATTGGAAATGCTAATCCAACAGCCTTAGTTATAGCTAATAACACGTTTCAAGCAGTTTCAGTTATAGGTCATCCCGAGTCTAGAATTATTTTAAGTCAATGTGTCACTTATCTTGCTGCGTCAGCCAAAAGTAATTCTGCATACATCGCCATTGGAAAGGCACAACAATTGGTGAAAGAAACCGGTGATTTATCTGTACCATTACCAATAAGAAATGCTCCAACAAAACTCATGAAAGAGCTAGGTTACGGAGACAAGTACCAATATGCTCATGACTATGATAATAATTTTGTAGCTCAAGAATTTATGCCAGACGAGGTCAAAAACACCACACTTTATGAACCTGGTAACAATGCTCGTGAAAATGCTCAGCGTGAATTTTTAAAGTTGCGTTGGAAAAACAAATACGGTTACTAG
- a CDS encoding rhomboid family intramembrane serine protease has protein sequence MSKHQQQFRYSTGVIAYPVFFVLSIWIVFWLQVRFFPWIKRLGVYPQEPEGLLGIFTSPFIHADIEHLYHNSIPLFILSVALFYFYRKISWQVIIYGIILSGLFTWIIGRPANHIGASGLVYVLVSFIFFKGIFAKHYRLVALSLIIVFLYGSMIWYAFPVKEGMSWEGHLGGLISGFIFALIFRRAIAKPERYVWQAPDYNEEDDPFLKHFDENGNFIENLEPEVEVEEPISENIKPTITYTFKKRDD, from the coding sequence ATGAGTAAGCATCAACAACAGTTTAGATATTCGACAGGTGTCATAGCATATCCTGTATTTTTTGTCCTGTCTATCTGGATTGTGTTTTGGTTGCAAGTGCGCTTTTTTCCATGGATTAAACGTTTAGGGGTCTATCCGCAAGAGCCTGAAGGCTTGCTAGGAATTTTTACAAGTCCCTTTATTCATGCAGATATTGAACATCTCTATCACAATTCGATACCCTTATTTATTTTATCGGTAGCCTTGTTTTATTTTTATCGGAAAATCTCGTGGCAAGTGATAATCTATGGGATTATTCTTTCTGGCCTGTTTACATGGATTATTGGTAGACCAGCCAATCATATAGGTGCAAGTGGTTTAGTATATGTCTTGGTGAGCTTTATTTTTTTTAAAGGAATTTTCGCAAAGCATTATCGATTAGTCGCGTTATCTTTAATCATTGTTTTTCTCTACGGAAGTATGATATGGTATGCCTTTCCAGTAAAAGAAGGAATGTCATGGGAAGGTCATTTGGGCGGACTGATCTCAGGATTTATTTTTGCTTTAATCTTCAGAAGAGCAATTGCTAAACCTGAACGATATGTGTGGCAAGCACCCGATTATAATGAAGAGGATGATCCTTTTTTGAAACACTTTGATGAAAACGGAAATTTTATTGAAAACCTAGAACCCGAAGTAGAGGTTGAGGAGCCCATTTCTGAAAACATAAAACCAACAATTACCTATACGTTCAAAAAACGTGATGATTAA
- the rlmB gene encoding 23S rRNA (guanosine(2251)-2'-O)-methyltransferase RlmB: MEKETTIFGIRAVIEAIKSGENIDKIFLQKGLRGELFTELEQLLKKERLNSSYVPVEKLNRLSKKNHQGVIAQIAPIVFHDIEELVMNVIESGKTPLFLLLDQLSDVRNFGAIVRTAECTGVSGIIIQKKGGAPVNGDAIKTSAGALFKVPICKVDHIKDAVFYMQASGIKVIAATEKTDDTIYDVSFKEPCAIIMGSEGKGINPSVLKVADAKAKIPLLGEIESLNVSVACGVFLYEAVRQRH; this comes from the coding sequence ATGGAAAAAGAAACCACCATCTTTGGAATACGCGCGGTTATTGAAGCCATTAAATCTGGAGAGAATATTGATAAAATTTTTTTACAGAAAGGACTACGCGGTGAACTATTTACAGAATTAGAGCAACTCTTAAAAAAAGAACGTTTAAATAGCTCTTATGTACCTGTTGAGAAACTCAACCGATTGTCAAAAAAGAACCATCAAGGTGTTATCGCTCAAATTGCACCAATCGTATTTCATGACATAGAAGAATTAGTTATGAATGTGATTGAGTCTGGAAAAACTCCTTTGTTTCTATTACTTGATCAACTTAGTGATGTACGAAATTTTGGAGCCATAGTTAGAACTGCAGAATGTACTGGAGTCTCTGGTATAATTATTCAAAAGAAAGGTGGAGCTCCAGTAAATGGTGATGCTATCAAAACTAGTGCAGGTGCTTTGTTTAAAGTGCCTATTTGCAAAGTAGATCATATTAAAGATGCTGTGTTTTATATGCAAGCAAGCGGCATTAAAGTAATTGCAGCCACTGAAAAAACAGACGATACGATCTACGACGTCTCTTTTAAAGAACCTTGCGCCATAATTATGGGATCTGAGGGTAAAGGAATAAACCCATCTGTATTGAAAGTTGCAGATGCTAAAGCAAAAATACCTTTATTAGGAGAAATTGAATCTTTAAATGTTTCGGTAGCTTGTGGTGTTTTTTTATATGAAGCGGTAAGGCAACGTCATTAA